TGCTTGGGCGCTACATCGATCTCTCCCACCAGCTTGCGCAATGTGGCGAGCTTCGAGCCTACATCCGTCACAAAGACCTTGTTGCTACGCTCATCAACGACGACGCTGCCACGCTTGGAGAGCATCGTCTGATCCTTGCTCTTCAGGAAATCGAAGATTTCCTTTGCCTTGTGGTAGTTGATCTGGAAGCTCTCCGTCTGCAGCGGCTCAAGATCACTGATCTGTGCCTTGGCTTCGAGCTGGAGCTTTTCGCGCGCGGCGAGCTCGTCACCCGGTGCAATCCAGATCACGTTGCCACTCTTACGCATGTCCAGACCCTTGGCCTGAAGAATGATGTCCAGCGCCTGATCCCACGGAACATCCTTGAGCCGCAGCGTCAGGTTGCCCTGAACGGAGTCCGAGGTGATGATGTTGAAGTTCGTGAAGTCGGCAATGACCTGCAGCACCGAGCGCACATCAATGTTCTGGAAGTTGAGCGACAGCTTCTCGCCCTGATACTGACCACGCGTCCCCTGAACCAGCTTGTTCGGATCTTCGATAACGCGCTTCACCTCAAGCACGAACTGATCGTCACTTTGATACGCGTTGTGCTCCCACAACCCGTTCGGAGTCACCACGAGACGGACGTTGTCGCCCTGCTGTTGCGCAACCATCCCCGTAATCGGTGTCGCAAAATCGGTCACATCTGACTTGCGACGCAGATGCTCAGGCAGCGTCGTCTTGAGAAACTCGACGACGAGGTTGCCACCTTGCTGGCGGATGTCGATCCCAGTGTCAGCACTGGAGAGCTGAACAAGAACACGCCCCTCCCCATCCCTGCCGCGCCGGAAGTTGATGTCGCGGACGCTCTTTCCGCCACTGATCGCCGGATTTGCCGTCGCGAAGTTCGCATACGCCTGTTCGCCAACAGTTTGGTTGGATTGAACATTGACCGGCGTAAGCGCGATGATGACGTCGCGTCCCTCGATCCGGGTCTCATAGGGCGACATCTTCACCAGATTGAGCACCAGGCGGGTGCGCTCACCGGCCTGGACAATATTGGCACTGCGAAGATCCCCGCGCTCGATCGCCTGAACGTTGCGCCCGAGCGCATTCGCCGTTGCCGGAAAATCAAAGGCAATCCGCGCCGGATTTGCGACACTGAAACTTGCAGGTGGCGCAGCAAGCGGCTCCTTCATCACGAGCTTGACATAGATCGCCCCGCCCTGCTCGGCAACCTCCAGCGCTTCGATGCGGTTGGACGCCACTTGGGACGCGCCCGATTCCTGTGCAAAGGCCGCACCCATGGGCGTAAGTACTGCGACCATCGCTGCGAGCAGCACCGTTCCGATTCTAATCTTCATTTTCCGGCCTCCTGCCGCTCCTGCAACTGCAGCGAACTGGCGCGCTCAACCCAGTCACCATTCACATCCTCTACCAGCTCACGCAATTCGACCGACGAATCGGTCACTGCAGTAATCACGCCATAATCCTGCCCGAGATAATTTCCTGCCTTGACACGATAGAGCGACTTGTCCGCCTGTATCAGGGCCTGCGACACGTTGTCCTGGGTCAGAATACCCACCATGCGCAGACTTTCCAGCGGATACGCTTCGAGTGGCTCACGCCGGCGATCGGGATCCGGACGCAACCCACCACCGCCATTCTTGCGCTCAGGCTCAATCCGCGACGCCTTGAAAGGCTCAATGAGCGCAGCGCCTGCGTAATCGACAACGGAAAACACCTTGATTTCAGGCAGCGGCTTGACCACCCCCCGCATCCCTGCAGACTGCTCTGCCATCCACGACTGAATGTCTTCCTGGTCGTCCGCACAGCCGGTGAGTGCAATGCAGCTGATGAGAAGCAAAAATTTCCTCATCATTTCTTCCCCTGCGCAGCCTTGGCTGCCTGTCGCTTCTGAGCCACCTCTTCTTCGTCCAGATATCGATAGGTGGTGGCCTTGGCATCCAGCTTCAGGCGCCCTTCCGCAGCAGCATCGAGCGAGATGTTGTTCAGCGTGACGATCCGCGGCATGCGGGCAACATCACTCGCAAACTCGCCGAGATCGTGATACCCGCCAGTCACCCTGATTTCAATGGGCATCTCGGCGTAGAACTCCTTCACCTGATCGCTGCCCGGCTTGAAAAGCTCGAACAGCAGACCACGTCCAAGCCCAGCCTGGTTGATGTCCGACAACAGCGAATCCATTTCCGCGCGATTGGGCAACTGCTTCAGCAGTGCGCCAAACTGCCGGTCAATCTCGGCAAGTTGACGCTTGTGCTCGTCGAGGTTGACCGCAAGCCGCTTCTTGCCCAGCCAATCCTGGCGCAATTGCTGCTCTTCGGCCTCGCGCTGCTCCAGCAGAATGCCCTGATCACTCCAGTCGAACCACCAGGCGGCGGCAATGGTTGCCACGAACAGGAAGACAAAGACCGCGACGCGTGGCGCAAGCGGCCATACCCCCGGATCGTTCGGATCCAGATTCTGAAAATCTTGCTGCAGGCGCTGAAAATCAATGCTGCGCAGCCCGGAAAGCACATCTTTTGACGTCATTGAGCGCCTCCCTGCGCGGCCTGCGCATTCTCTGCCGACGGGGGTGCAATACCGATATTCAAGATGAACTCGCTGACCCTGCGATTATTCACGGTGGCCGATTTGACCTCAACCAATCCCGGGTTCTGCAGGAAAGGAGATTCGTCAAGGCTGCGCATCAGCGTCGAAACCCGCGCGTTCGACTGCGCGTAACCAACAAGCGTGACTTGCTGCGCTGCCTGCTTCACCGACTTGAGATACACCCCGTTTGGCATCTTGCGCGCCAACTCGTTGAACAGATGCACCGTTTCGGCCCGACTGCTCTGCAGAGACTCAATAACCTGCTTGCGCGCCAAGAGCGAGTCAATCTGCTCGCGAAGACGTCGAATCTCAACGATCTCTTCGTCGAGCTTCACGATTTCCGCCTTGATGAACGCGTTCTTGGTTTCCTGGCGCTCGATGTACCCTGCGTAAATTGTGTGCACCAGCAGAGCAATCGCTGCACCGAGCAACACCATGGCACCCGAGAGCGTGTAAAACTGCTGACGCCGCTCCTTTCGCTTTTCTTCGCGATGGGGCAGCAGATTGATCCGGATCATGCGTCGAATCTCCGCAAAGCCAGCCCACATGCGACCATCAACGACGGCGCATCAGCCAGCAGATTCTTGGGACGGACCTTCGAGGACAGCGCCATCCCCGCAAAGGGGTTGGCCACAATGGTCTCGACCTGAGTCCGGCCACCCACGACTTCGGCGAGACCCGGCATGACCGCGCAACCGCCAGCAAGGACTAGATGGTCGACCTGGTTGTACTGCGTCGAAGTGAAGAAGAACTGCAATGCGCGCGAAACCTCAAGCGCAAGACTGTCCATGAACGGGCGCAGAAGATCTCGCGCATAATCATCCGGGAGACTGCCAGAGCGCTTGGCGGCCTCGGCCTCTTCAATACTCATCCCATACTGGCGCGCAATATCCTGGGTTAGCTGGATGCCGCCAAACGCCTGTTCTCTTGAGTAGACCTGATGGCCATCACGAAGTACAGACACGTTCATGGCCGACGCGCCGATATCGATCAGGGCGACCACCTTCCCCGCGCCACCGCCAGGCAATTGACGACTAACCAACTCAAAAGAGGACTCAGTCGCGAGCGACTCGACGTCGAGCACTACCGCCTTCAGGCCACAAGCCTGCGCGACAGCAACACGGTCTTCGACCTTTTCCTTGCGCGACGCGGCAATCAGCACCTCTACTTCGCCGGGGCTACCTCCGGCCGGTCCAACCACCTGAAAGTCGAGATTGACCTCGTCGAGCGCAAACGGAATGTACTGATTGGCCTCGGATTCGACCTGGAGCTCCATTTCCTGCTCGCGCAGACCGTCCGGGAGAATGATTTTCTTGGTGATGACTGACGAAGCAGGCAAGGCCATGGCCACGTTCTTCACACCCGGGCCGAAACGCCTAACGAGGCGCTTGACACCTTCAGTGACAGCATCGAGGTTGGCGATATTGCCATCAACCACAGCTTCGCGGGGCAGGGGCTCGATCGCGTAACGTTCAACGCGAAAACCGCCTTTCTCACTCTCGACGAGCTCCACCATCTTCACGGATGAAGAAGAGATATCCAGCCCTGCGAGCTGTCGCGCCTTCGAACCGAATATTGAGAAGTCAATCACAAAGAAAACCCTTAAATTTCTTTATGTTAGGCGCCAATGCTGAATAAGGCTCTCAAATCCTAGCAACAAGCGCACGAGGTGTAAAGCAATTTGCATCAATTTGCATCAACGGCCCCGCAAGGAGGCGTCCGCAGTTTTCGCCTTATATAATGCGCGCCTATTCCACTTTCCCGGACAAATAAATGCGCTGGGTTCTCTACCCCGTCGCCGCACTCACGGCCCTGGTGACACTCGGGCTCGCGACGCTGGCAGCAATTTCCATCCTGGCCTGGCCCAACCTGCCTTCACTGGAAGTGCTGACTGACTACCGCCCCCGGGTCCCGCTCCGCATCTACACTGCCGACGGCCATCTTATCAGCGAATTCGGCGAGGAACGCCGCTCAGTCGTGAAGATCGAAGACGTTCCGCCCATTCTTAAGCACGCGATTCTTGCCGCTGAGGATGAACGCTTCTATGAGCACCCCGGCATCGACCCGATTGGCATCGCCCGTGCGGCGCTGGCAAACCTTACCTCAGGCGGACGCGGCCAAGGTGCGTCAACCATCACGATGCAGGTCGCGCGTAACTTTTTCCTGTCGCGCGAAAAAACCTACAACCGCAAGCTCTACGAGATCCTGCTGGCGCTGAAGATTGAACGCAATCTGAGCAAGGACCAGATTCTGGAGTTGTACATCAACCAGATCTACCTCGGGCAGCGCGCCTACGGCTTCTCCGCTGCCGCCCGCGCCTATTTCGGCAAGCCGCTGAGCGAGATCAGCCTCGCCGAGGCCGCAATGCTTGCGGGTCTTCCAAAGGCCCCGTCCGCATACAATCCAATCGCCAACCCTTCTCGTGCAACCCTGCGTCAGCACTATGTACTGCGCCGGATGGTCGAAGCCGGGTTCAGCGACAACGCGAGCTATCAGAAGGCGCTCAAGGAGCCACTGCGCACTCAGACAGGCAGCGTGGCGCGCAACGGCGGCAACAGCACCCCGATGCATGGCGACTACGTTGCCGAGATGGCACGTCAGATTGCGGTCGAACAGTTTGGCGAGGAGGCCTACCAGCTCGGCATCAAGATCGTCACGACCATCACCCGCGACGATCAGGAAGCGGCTTATGCCGCGCTGCGCAAGGGGGTGATGGATTACGATCGCCGCCACGGCTATCGTGGCCCCGAGCGCTTCGTTGAGCTTCCCCAGGGCGCAGATGGTGAAGCGCTGGACGACATCCTCGCCGACTCCAGCGATCACGATGACCTGCTTGCCGCAGTCGTTCTCGAAGCGTCGCCTTCGGGCGTCAAAGTGTTCCGCCGCGGCGAAACCTATGACATTACGGGCGACGGGCTGCGCTTTGCTGCGCCGATGCTCAGTGAGAAGTCGCCACAAGGCCGGCGCGTCCGTCGCGGCGCAGTGATCCGCATCCGCAGCACGGAAAAGCAGGGCTGGGAAATCGTGCAATTGCCTGAGGTAGAGGCCGCACTGGTCTCTGTAGACCCGCATACCGGGGCAGTACGTGCGCTTGTTGGCGGCTTCGATTTCAACAGCAACAAGTACAACCACGTCACCCAGGCACAGCGCCAGCCGGGCTCAAGCTTCAAGCCCTTCATCTATTCGGCAGGCCTGGAGCGCGGATACTCCCCGGGAACGCTGATCGAGGACGAACCGCTCTATTTCCCCGCGGGCGTCACCGGCAGCCAGGCGTGGGAACCGAAGAACTATGACGGCAAGTTCGCCGGACTGATGACGCTGCGCGAAGCGCTCGCACGTTCAAAGAACATGGCGTCGATCCGGCTGCTGCAGAACATCACACCTGACTATGCGCAGGACTACATTGGCCGGTTCGGCTTCGATCCCGCACGCAACCCGCCCTATCTGACCATGGCGCTGGGCGCCGGATCGGCCACCCCGTGGGAGATGGCAACCGCGTACTCCGTGTTTGCCAACGGCGGCTACAGGATCGATCCTTACATCGTGAAGGAAATCCACGATGGCAATGGCAAGCTGATCGCAAAGATCGACCCACCGGTGGCGGGTGAGAGTGCGCCGCGTGTCATCGACCCCCGCAATGCGTGGCTGATGGATTCGATGCTGCAGGACGTCGTCCGGCGCGGAACGGGCGCACGCGCACGCAGCCTCAATCGTGGCGACATTGCCGGCAAGACGGGCACGACCAACGACTACCTCGACGCCTGGTTCTGCGGCTACAGCCCGAATCTTGTCGCCATCTCCTGGATGGGTTTCTCGCAGCCAAAGAACATGGGGCGTGGAGAAACCGGCGGCGCAGCCGCACTGCCGATCTGGATCAACTACATGCGCGCAGCACTCAAGGGCGTACCGGAAAAGTCGCTCGCGCGCCCCGAGGGCCTGCTGAGCGCACCCGTGGCCGACGGCAGCTTGGAGGACTTCCACTATGCCGAGAACGAGCCCCCGGCGCTGAAGCCCGAACCCGACTGGCTGGAGCAACTCTTCTCGAGCCACACCCCGGCTCTCGAAGCCCCCGAAGAGGCAATTCCGCCTGTGGCGCCAGCGCCCAAGCCCGCCCCCCGGCCGGTGCCACAAATGCAGCCGCCGGCCCCGGTCGTCGATCGCATGCCGACGCCGATACGACGCTGATCAGGCGCTGGCGCTCAATACCACCTGCTCTCCCGACTGTTCGCTGACAACTCGGGAGAGCAGCGCATACAGCTCTGCCCCATCGCGCCCGGCGACCCAGCCTCCGTTCTCCGGACGAAAGTGAAAGCCGCCGGATTTCGCTGCCACCCAAATCTCCCGTGCAGCGGTGTGACGGTTGATGATGACCTTGCTGCCGTTGTCGAACTCCAGCTCAAGAATGCCTCCCGGCTTGAGCTCGATATCCATGTCCACCCCGCACGCTTCAAGTGCAGACTCGATTTTTGCCAGCTCGGCTTCTGCCAGAGCATTGAATGCGGATTCTTCCATGCCGACTCCTTCTGTTAGCATTCCGTTTTTTATCGAAGAACGGCCATGCGAGCGATGATTCCCGCGGTAGCGCTGATCAGCGCACTGCTCCTGTCCGCCTGCGGCATCAAAGGGCCGCTCTTTTTGCCCGAAAAGCCTCAGGCAGAACAGTCCGGCAACACCGAAAAGGCGGCTGGCAATAATAGCAAACCCGATTTCAATCCCGCCTCGATTCCGACCACAAGCAGATGAGCGAGACCTTCCCCATCCCGACCCTGCACCGCGAGCAAGGCGAGCTGATCCTCGAGGACGTGGCCCTGACGACCGTCGCCGAGCGCTTCGGCACACCGGTCTACGTCTATTCACGCGCTGCACTGGTTAGCGCCTTCGAAGCCTATCGCAATGCCCTGCAGGGACGTCCTGCGCTGGTGTGCTACGCAGTCAAGGCCAACTCCAACCTCGGCGTGCTGTCGGTGTTTGCCGCACTGGGCGCCGGTTTCGACATCGTCTCCGGTGGAGAGCTTGCCCGCGTCATCGCCGCCGGTGGCGATCCGGCCAAGGTGGTGTTCTCCGGCGTCGGCAAGACACGCGCAGAGATGCGCCAGGCACTCGAAGCCGGCATCCGTTGCTTCAACGTCGAGTCGGCAACCGAACTTGACCGGCTCAACGACGTTGCAGCGCAGCTCGGCATGTTCGCACCGATCGCCCTGCGGGTGAATCCGGACGTCGACCCCAAGACTCACCCCTACATTTCCACCGGGCTGAAGAGCAACAAGTTTGGCGTCGCCTTCGACGAAGCACTCGACCTCTATCGTCGTGCCGCCTCCCTGCCAAATCTTGAGGTCAGCGGCATTGCCTGCCATATCGGCTCGCAACTGCTTGACCCCGCACCGATGGCCGAAGCGGCGGCAAAGGTACTCGGACTTGTCGATCAGCTCGCTGCCGAAGGCATCCGCCTCGATCATATCGATCTTGGCGGCGGCCTCGGCATCCGCTATGACGACGAGACACCGCCAGCGGTCGCGGACTACCTCGCCCCGCTGCTGAAGGTTTTCGAAGGCCGCGCCGAGGAGCTGTGCTTCGAACCGGGCCGCTCCTTGGTGGGTAACGCGGGACTGCTTCTCACCCGGGTTGAGTACCTGAAGCCGGGAGAGGAAAAGAACTTCGCCATCGTCGATGCAGCAATGAACGACCTCGCGCGCCCGGCGCTATACGATGCCTATCACGAGACAGTTGCAGTGATCGAACGCGACCGGTCCGCCCAAAGTTACGACGTTGTCGGCCCGATCTGCGAAAGCGGCGACTTCCTTGCCCGCCAGCGCGAACTTGCAATCGAAGAGGGTGACCTGATCGCGCTGTTGTCAGCTGGCGCCTATGGCATGACCATGAGCTCGAACTACAACACGCGCGGCAGGGCAGCGGAAGTCATCGTCGATGGCGACAAGCTGCACCTTGTGCGCCAGCGCGAAACCATCGAATCGCTCTTCGCCCTGGAGCAGGTCCTGAGCTGAAGCATGCTGACTGGGCGCTCGCCACGCGAACGCTCATTTCGAAGAGCCGGCTTCCAGGCGTGCCGACTCTTCGTACAAGGCACGCCCGAACGCCTTCCAGGCCGGGCCGCCTTGGGTGTGCACACCGACCTGAGCGCTCTGACGCATCGTGTCGAGCATCATTTCCGAGAGCGCAAACAGCTCCCCCCTGCCCCGCGCCTTCGCATCATGGTTGCGCAGCAAGCCCAGACGGCAGTCTGTGGTGCACGTCAGTGCCTCATGCGCCAGCGCGCGCATTGTCGCCGGGTCCTGCCAGTCAAGGCCAATCAACAACCCGCGCTTGAATATCTCGCGTTCAAGCTCCAGTGCTGTCCGGGCGAAATGCCCAAATCCGCTCATTGATCCACACCCAGTCCAAAGCGGGCTACTAGAATGATGTCCTGTAGCCGCGAATTAATCGAACGATCATTCTAACTCCGAATTACCCTGCACCGCAGCACGCCTCTATCCAATGTCAGCAAGCACCGCTTCGAAACCACGCCCTTTTGTCATCCTGAGCCTTGTTCTTGCCTGCCTGCTGAGCGCAGTCGATGCGCGAGCGGCAGGTGAAGAGACGCTCCCGTCCAGTGTCCGGCAGGCGCTCGATCAGGCCCGAGTACCGGCGGACGCGGTTGGCATCTGGGTACAGGCCGTGGATTCAGGCACACCAGCACTTGCGATCAATGGCGATCAGCCGATGAACCCGGCCTCGGTCATGAAGCTGGTGACGGCTTTCACCAGTCTGGAGTACTTCGGCCCCTCCCATACCTGGCAAACCCGGATCTCAAGCACCGGCGCGGTGCGCAATGGCGTGTTGCAGGGCGATCTCTACATCGTTGGCGGCGGCGATCCGGTGCTGAGCTATGAACGGGCGTGGAAGCTGCTCAGGCGGCTGCGTGCGCTCGGCGTCGACACGATCACCGGCGATATCGTGCTCGACGGCTCCGTGCTCAGGCTCCCGGCGCACGATCCGGATGCATTCGACGGGCGCGGGCTTCGCCCGTACAACAGCGGCCCCTACGGCCTGTTGCTGCACTTCAACACCCTTCAGCTCGCGCTTTTTCCAGGCATTGGCCCCAACGATGCAGTCACGGTGGCCAGCGAGCCGCCACTCAACGGCGTCGTCATCGACAACCGCCTGCAGACGTCGGGGGCCAGCTGCGGCGTGTGGTACCGCGACCTCGAGGCCCGCATCGAGCCCGGCCCGCGTCTGATCCTGAGCGGCAGCCTTCCGGCCAGCTGCGGACCACGCAACTGGAGCGCCGCCCCCCTCCCGCCCGAGGACTTCAGCACTGCAACGATTGCCGGCCTGTGGCAGGAAGTCGGCGGACAGCTGCAGGGACAGGTGCGCACCGGCTCGGCACCGCGCGAGGCCCGTACGCAGCTCGTCGACGACTCGGCCGCGCTCGCCGAAATCGTGCGTGACATGAACAAGTGGTCGAGCAACGTCATCGCCCGCCAGCTCCTTGCAAACCTCGGCAGCACCAACGCGGACGGCGCGCCGGACATGGTTGCAGCGGGTGCGCAGCTCGCCACTGCGCAACTGGCGGCTGCGGGCGTGCAGACTGCCGGCCTGGTGATCGAGAACGGAGCCGGCCTGTCGCGAATCGAACGCGTTCGCGCGGATACGCTGGGTCAGTTGCTGATCGCCGCCTGGCAGCGCCCCTGGATGGCCGAGTTCATAGCCGCACTGCCGATTGCCGGCGAGGACGGTACGGCACGCAAGAGACTTGTCGGCAGCCCTGCCCGCGGCCAGGCGCACATCAAGACCGGCACCATCAACGGTGTGCGTGCCATTGCGGGCTATGTGCTCGACCACGACGGACGGCGCCATGTCGTCGTGATGCTGGTCAATCATGCGGAAGCCGCCAGCACGCGGGCAGCACAGGACGCCCTGCTCGAATGGGTCTGGGCCGGTGGTCGTTGAATTGATGGAGCAGACCGTTGCGCCGCAACCCGGCGCACGGCTTCAGTCCATCGGCAGGGATTCCCGCTGTGAAAGCGCCCACCAGCCCCGCACCACGCGGTACAGCACCCACAGACTGGTGACCCCAAGCGCCAGCAGGCCGAAGGGCAGGCCAATGATGGTCATGATCATCACGACCGCCACCATCACCCACAGCACGGCAAACCAGAAAGTGCGGATCTGCCAGCGGAAATGGCTTTCGAGCCAGGTATCGCGTACGGCGCTCTGCTTCACGTAGTTGATGATTACGGCCGCGATCGACGGCACGCTGGCAATGAAGCTGCCAAGAATCGTGGCCGAGCCGACCACCCCGGTGAAGACCGCAAAGGCGTGCAGGGCGTAGATCAGGTGCGTGAGCGTGACCAGATTTTCAGTCGGCTGCCCGGGCTGTAGCGGTGCTGCGGTGTAATCGGATTGCGCCATCAGGTCATCCTTGCGTCATGCGTTAGTTTTCAGGGCATCACAGGCCAAGTTCGGGCCACATCGCGTCGACGCGCTGCTTGACCGCGTCGTCCATGACAATCGGACGCCCCCATTCGCGGTTCGTTTCACCTTCCCACTTGTTCGTTGCATCCAGCCCCATCTTGCTGCCCAGCCCGGCGACCGGTGAAGCGAAGTCAAGGTAGTCGATCGGGGTGTTGTCCACCAGCGTGGTGTCACGGGTGGCATCCATCCGTGTGGTCAGCGCCCAGATGACTTCCTTCCACTCGCGGATATTGACGTCATCGTCCACCACGATGATGAACTTGGTGTACATGAACTGGCGCAGGAAGCTCCAGATCCCGAACATCACGCGCTTGGCGTGCCCCGGGTACTGCTTGCGGATCGACACCACTGCGAGGCGATAGGAGCAGCCCTCGGGCGGCAGATAGAAATCGGTGATCTCCGGATACTGCTTCTGCAGCAGCGGGACGAAGACCTCGTTCAGCGCAAGTCCGAGCATGGCCGGCTCGTCGGGCGGCTTGCCGGTGTAGGTCGAGTGATAGATCGGCTTGCGCCGCATGCTGATGCGCTCGACAGTGAACACCGGGAAGTCGGAGACCTCGTTGTAGTAGCCGGTGTGGTCGCCGTACGGCCCTTCCGGCGCCATGTCGTCCGGGTGGATCACGCCCTCGAGCACGATCTCGGCCGAGGCCGGCACCTGCAGGTCGGAGCCGACGCAGCGCACCAGTTCGGTTTTCGAGCCGCGCAGCAGACCGGCAAACTGGTACTCGGAAATCGCATCCGGCACCGGCGTCACCGCGCCGAGGATGGTGGCCGGATCGCAGCCGAGCACCACTGCAACGGGAAAGGGCTCGCCCGGGTGCGCCAGTTTGTGCTCGCGAAAATCGAGCGCCCCGCCACGATGCGCCAGCCAGCGCATGATGACGCGGTTCGGCCCCAGCACCTGCTGCCGGTAAATGCCGAGATTCTGACGCTTCTTGTGCGGACCGCGGGTCACCACCAGTCCCCAGGTGATCAGCGGTGCGGCGTCGCCCGGCCAGCAGTGCTGAATCGGCAGCCGACCGAGGTCGACGTCCTTGCCCTCCCACACCACTTCCTGGCACGGCGCGGAGCGCACTTCCTTGGGCGACATGTTCATGACCTGCTTGAGCACCGGCCACTTCTCCCACGCGTCCTTCAGGCCCTTCGGTGGCTCCGGTTCCTTGAGGAAGGCCAGCAGCTTGCCAACTTCACGCAAGGGCGTCTGCCAGTCCCCGGCGTCGAGGTCTTCGCCCATGCCGTAAGCCACCCGCTCGGGCGTGCCGAACAGGTTGGCGAGTACCGGCATGTCCTGGGGTACGCCGCGGGTCACCGGTTTCTCGAACAGCAGCGCCGGCCCGCCGGCGCGCAGCACACGGTCGGCGATCTCGGTCATTTCGAGATGGGTGTCGACCGGGATGCTGATGCGCTTAAGCTCTCCGCGCGCCTCGAGCTGGGTGATGAAGTCGCGCAAGTCGTGGTATTTCATGCCATGTCCGTATCAGCGCTGCGCGTTGATGGCGTCGCGCGTTTCGAGCGCCACCCTGCGTGCTTCGGCAGCGAAGTCCTCGCCCTTGCCCGCATACAGGATCGCGCGCGAGGAGTTGATCATCAGTCCGCAACCATCTGCAGTGCGCCCGGCCTGCATGGTGGCAGCAATGTCGCCGCCCTGGGCACCGATGCCTGGCACCAGCAGGGGCATGTCGCCCGTCAGTTCGCGCACGCGCGCGATCTCGGCCGGGAAGGTCGCGCCGACCACCAGACCGCAGTTGCCGCTCGCGTTCCAGTCTTCTGCAACCAGACGCGCCACGCGTTCGTAAAGCTTTTCGCCACCGACATCGAGAAACTGCAGGTCGGAGCCACCCGGATTCGAGGTGCGGCACAGCAGGATCACGCCCTTGTCAGGGTAGGCAAGGTAGGGATCGACCGAGTCGCGCCCCATGTAGGGATTGACCGTGATCGCATCCGCACGGAAGCGCTCGAAGGCCTCGACTGCATATTGCTCGGCGGTACTGCCGATGTCGCCGCGCTTGGCATCGAGCACCACGGGGGTGTCCGGGTGACGCGCGTGAATGTGGTCGATCAGCGCTTCGAGCTGATCCTCGGCACGGCGCGCGGCGAAGTAGGCGATCTGCGGCTTGAAGCAGCACGCGAGGTCGGCGGTGGCATCGACGATCTGCTTGCAGAACTCGAAGATCGCATCCGGCTTGTCCTGCAGGTGCGCGGGAAACCGGGCGGGATCGGGGTCGAGGCCGACGCACAGCAGGCTGTTGCGCTGCTGCCAGGCGCCCTTGAGGGCGGTCATGAAGTGCATGGTGAGTTCCGGGTCAGGGCTGCCGGGTCAGAGCCGGCGCAGCAGGTCGTCGACAAGGACTCCGCAAAAAATCGCGGCGCCCAGCCAGTTGTTGTGGCGAAAGGCCTTGAAGCAGTCGGCACGTTCGCGATGACGGATGAGGGTGAAGTGGTAGAGCGCAATGCCAGCCGCAGCCAGCAGGCCAAGGTAGAACGCCGGCCCGCGCGCCATCGCCACGCCTACCCAGGCCAGCAGGCACAGGGCGATGGCGTAGCACAGCATCACCGCGGCCACATCGAAGCGACCGAAGGTGATGGCGGAGGTCTTGATACCGATCTTGAGGTCGTCCGGGCGGTCGACCATTGCATATTCGGTGTCGTAGGCCACGGCCCAGAAAATGTTGGCCAGCAGCATCACCCAGGCCACCACCGGCACTTCGCCAAGAATCGCAGCAAACCCCATCGGGATGCCGAAGCCGAAGGCAATCCCGAGATAGGCCTGCGGGATGGCGAGAAAGCGCTTGGTATAGGGATAGCTGCCGGCGAGAAACAGCGCCGGCACCGACAA
This genomic interval from Parazoarcus communis contains the following:
- a CDS encoding pilus assembly protein PilP → MRKFLLLISCIALTGCADDQEDIQSWMAEQSAGMRGVVKPLPEIKVFSVVDYAGAALIEPFKASRIEPERKNGGGGLRPDPDRRREPLEAYPLESLRMVGILTQDNVSQALIQADKSLYRVKAGNYLGQDYGVITAVTDSSVELRELVEDVNGDWVERASSLQLQERQEAGK
- a CDS encoding pilus assembly protein PilM, yielding MIDFSIFGSKARQLAGLDISSSSVKMVELVESEKGGFRVERYAIEPLPREAVVDGNIANLDAVTEGVKRLVRRFGPGVKNVAMALPASSVITKKIILPDGLREQEMELQVESEANQYIPFALDEVNLDFQVVGPAGGSPGEVEVLIAASRKEKVEDRVAVAQACGLKAVVLDVESLATESSFELVSRQLPGGGAGKVVALIDIGASAMNVSVLRDGHQVYSREQAFGGIQLTQDIARQYGMSIEEAEAAKRSGSLPDDYARDLLRPFMDSLALEVSRALQFFFTSTQYNQVDHLVLAGGCAVMPGLAEVVGGRTQVETIVANPFAGMALSSKVRPKNLLADAPSLMVACGLALRRFDA
- a CDS encoding type 4a pilus biogenesis protein PilO encodes the protein MTSKDVLSGLRSIDFQRLQQDFQNLDPNDPGVWPLAPRVAVFVFLFVATIAAAWWFDWSDQGILLEQREAEEQQLRQDWLGKKRLAVNLDEHKRQLAEIDRQFGALLKQLPNRAEMDSLLSDINQAGLGRGLLFELFKPGSDQVKEFYAEMPIEIRVTGGYHDLGEFASDVARMPRIVTLNNISLDAAAEGRLKLDAKATTYRYLDEEEVAQKRQAAKAAQGKK
- a CDS encoding PilN domain-containing protein, encoding MIRINLLPHREEKRKERRQQFYTLSGAMVLLGAAIALLVHTIYAGYIERQETKNAFIKAEIVKLDEEIVEIRRLREQIDSLLARKQVIESLQSSRAETVHLFNELARKMPNGVYLKSVKQAAQQVTLVGYAQSNARVSTLMRSLDESPFLQNPGLVEVKSATVNNRRVSEFILNIGIAPPSAENAQAAQGGAQ
- the pilQ gene encoding type IV pilus secretin PilQ, translated to MKIRIGTVLLAAMVAVLTPMGAAFAQESGASQVASNRIEALEVAEQGGAIYVKLVMKEPLAAPPASFSVANPARIAFDFPATANALGRNVQAIERGDLRSANIVQAGERTRLVLNLVKMSPYETRIEGRDVIIALTPVNVQSNQTVGEQAYANFATANPAISGGKSVRDINFRRGRDGEGRVLVQLSSADTGIDIRQQGGNLVVEFLKTTLPEHLRRKSDVTDFATPITGMVAQQQGDNVRLVVTPNGLWEHNAYQSDDQFVLEVKRVIEDPNKLVQGTRGQYQGEKLSLNFQNIDVRSVLQVIADFTNFNIITSDSVQGNLTLRLKDVPWDQALDIILQAKGLDMRKSGNVIWIAPGDELAAREKLQLEAKAQISDLEPLQTESFQINYHKAKEIFDFLKSKDQTMLSKRGSVVVDERSNKVFVTDVGSKLATLRKLVGEIDVAPKQVLIEARIVEASKTFSRDIGVRLGLGSNTAVNLGGGAKLGFGSSSVGTTTNTFTPGLTQSGTGYLPSGYGSVNLSLFNSSLTRFLNLELQALESDGRGRVISSPRILTANQVEASIEQGTEIPYLEASSSGSTSVSFKKAVLSLKVKPQITPDGRLQLAIQVNKDRPAYEDALLNVPPIETKNIKSEVLVENGGTVVIGGIYLEEETKGVDRVPFLGELPVVGGLFRSTNTVSERSELLIFVTPRIVSDSLTLR